Proteins from one Corynebacterium epidermidicanis genomic window:
- the tatA gene encoding Sec-independent protein translocase subunit TatA, translating into MPNLGPTELIIIAVLVILLFGAKKLPDAARSLGRSMRIFKSEVKEMQNDDQQPAQPQLPQGYPQQQAQGYAQPVQQPYPQQLVEQAYPQQPAPGNQQYPQNPAQ; encoded by the coding sequence ATGCCAAATCTTGGCCCTACCGAGCTCATCATCATCGCCGTCCTGGTCATCCTGCTCTTCGGCGCGAAGAAGCTGCCGGACGCTGCTCGTTCCCTCGGTCGCTCCATGCGCATCTTCAAGTCTGAAGTGAAGGAAATGCAGAATGACGACCAGCAACCAGCGCAGCCACAGTTGCCACAGGGCTACCCGCAACAGCAAGCTCAGGGCTACGCACAGCCAGTTCAGCAGCCATACCCTCAACAGCTGGTTGAGCAGGCGTACCCTCAGCAGCCGGCTCCGGGCAATCAGCAGTACCCACAGAATCCAGCTCAGTAG
- the tatC gene encoding twin-arginine translocase subunit TatC, producing MPPGSNSSSIKQKRRATRRPKNPDGSMSLVEHIQELRRRLIISLLALAVGTVAGFLWYQHSFFGVTSLGEILRGPYCSLPIERRADFSHDGSCKLLATAPFEMFMLRLKVGALAGTVFASPVWLAQIWGFITPGLMKNERRWTFAFVSIAVLLFVSGAFLAYFVVSYGLDVLLSIGDNAQVAALNGQQYYSFLLALLLIFGVSFEVPLVIAMLNIAGVLEYEAVKDKRRIIILALFAFAAFMTPGQDPVSMVALAVALSLLVELALQFTRINDKRRAKNRPDWLDVDDDAATPLSTVPGGADAPAPVERPAPINPTPEPFGSSAVQPSGPVAPTPSSFIRGNAELGDLGEKPTSAFDDVL from the coding sequence ATGCCTCCAGGGTCCAACAGCTCGTCGATAAAGCAGAAACGACGGGCTACTCGACGCCCAAAGAACCCAGACGGCTCAATGTCACTGGTTGAGCACATCCAGGAGCTGCGTCGTCGGCTGATCATCTCCTTGTTGGCGTTGGCGGTAGGTACCGTCGCGGGCTTCCTGTGGTACCAACACTCATTTTTCGGGGTGACGTCCTTGGGCGAAATCCTGCGCGGGCCGTACTGTTCCTTGCCGATTGAACGACGCGCCGACTTCTCCCACGATGGCAGCTGTAAATTGCTGGCAACCGCCCCATTTGAAATGTTCATGTTGCGTCTAAAAGTGGGCGCACTAGCGGGGACCGTCTTCGCCTCACCGGTGTGGCTGGCGCAGATCTGGGGTTTTATCACGCCAGGATTAATGAAGAATGAGCGTCGGTGGACCTTTGCCTTCGTGTCCATCGCGGTGCTACTGTTCGTCTCCGGCGCGTTCTTGGCTTACTTTGTGGTGTCTTACGGCTTGGATGTCTTGCTTTCCATTGGCGATAACGCACAGGTGGCTGCTCTAAATGGCCAGCAGTACTACAGCTTCCTGCTCGCTTTGCTGTTGATCTTCGGCGTGAGCTTTGAAGTGCCACTGGTTATCGCGATGCTGAACATCGCAGGGGTGCTTGAATACGAAGCCGTCAAAGACAAGCGCCGGATTATCATCCTTGCGTTGTTTGCCTTCGCTGCATTCATGACTCCGGGTCAGGACCCCGTATCGATGGTGGCGCTCGCAGTGGCATTGTCCTTACTCGTCGAATTAGCATTGCAATTCACCCGAATTAATGACAAGCGCCGAGCAAAGAATCGCCCTGATTGGCTCGATGTCGATGATGACGCAGCAACGCCATTATCCACCGTTCCGGGCGGTGCCGATGCGCCGGCCCCAGTGGAGCGCCCAGCACCGATCAATCCCACACCGGAACCTTTTGGCAGTTCTGCAGTTCAGCCATCCGGCCCAGTAGCGCCGACGCCGAGTTCGTTCATCCGTGGCAACGCGGAGTTGGGTGACTTAGGCGAAAAGCCCACCTCTGCTTTCGACGACGTGCTCTAA
- a CDS encoding helix-turn-helix transcriptional regulator: MAARGHEYLPGLVRMLNLLPYFASHPDHSLMEAAADLGMSPEQIKDDLNRLWCCGLPGLYPGDLVDLEIDYSGVRVLETQGLDKPLRLTHREAGALLLALENLEQSPGLINRDAVLSAAAKLRGLMGRSVEAVVDAIAEADTSQSEVETAIESVRRAVDERRRISFSYHSLNEEHLSQRVISITRIFSAQTGTYLVGWDHDKAAHRNFRLDRMSDIVVLDEPAEPHARQLVFDARDPFSLSKNSRDVLIKVAREALWLADYVPMELKDWHDARWRYATLRVASDAWLQRFILSQGGSIVIADNHSAAQALTQRALAGLAAYDSAIGTMRS, translated from the coding sequence ATGGCTGCGCGTGGACACGAATACCTTCCGGGCTTAGTCCGGATGCTCAATCTGTTGCCCTATTTTGCCTCCCACCCAGATCATTCCCTGATGGAGGCGGCAGCGGACCTTGGCATGTCTCCTGAACAGATCAAAGATGACCTCAACCGGTTGTGGTGCTGCGGGCTTCCAGGTCTCTACCCGGGTGACCTCGTGGACCTCGAGATTGATTACTCTGGGGTGCGAGTGCTAGAAACTCAGGGTTTGGACAAGCCGTTACGCTTGACCCACCGGGAAGCCGGTGCATTGCTGCTCGCGTTGGAAAATTTAGAGCAATCGCCCGGGCTCATAAACCGGGACGCAGTCCTCAGTGCAGCGGCCAAGCTGCGCGGGTTGATGGGACGTTCAGTTGAAGCTGTCGTCGACGCAATTGCAGAGGCCGATACCTCTCAATCAGAAGTGGAGACAGCCATTGAGTCGGTGCGCCGAGCGGTAGATGAACGCCGCCGCATTAGCTTTAGCTACCATTCACTTAATGAGGAGCACCTTAGCCAACGAGTGATTTCCATCACCCGCATCTTCAGCGCCCAGACTGGCACGTACTTAGTGGGGTGGGACCACGACAAGGCTGCCCATCGCAACTTTCGGCTGGATCGAATGAGCGACATCGTCGTTCTGGACGAACCTGCCGAACCGCACGCAAGACAACTGGTATTCGATGCCAGGGACCCATTTTCCTTGTCCAAGAACAGCCGTGACGTCCTGATAAAGGTCGCGCGCGAGGCTTTGTGGCTGGCCGATTACGTTCCCATGGAACTCAAAGACTGGCACGACGCGAGATGGCGTTACGCCACCTTGCGGGTTGCCTCAGACGCTTGGCTGCAGCGGTTCATTTTGAGCCAGGGCGGGTCCATCGTCATAGCGGACAATCATTCCGCCGCGCAGGCCCTCACCCAACGCGCACTCGCTGGACTGGCAGCGTATGATAGCGCGATAGGCACCATGCGTTCCTAA